A window of Corallococcus macrosporus DSM 14697 contains these coding sequences:
- a CDS encoding formylglycine-generating enzyme family protein, whose product MSIDVVDEAATRDGRTLDSGVEQEARSLPGMVFIPGGTSWMGSDHHYPEERPSHQVTVTDFWMDSQPVTNADFQRFVEATGYVTVAERPLNPDDFPGANPALLVPGSLVFKKTLGRVDLRDLTQWWFYTAGACWKHPEGPDSTLEGREQHPVVHVCYEDALAYARWADKALPTEAEWEYAARGGMERKVYVWGDEFAPGGKLMANTWQGEFPWQNLNTDGFEGTSPVGSFPPNAFGLFDMAGNVWEWTSDWYQERHEHHAGKPCCIPVNPRGPATSERSLDPCLPKVKIPRRVLKGGSHLCAPNYCLRYRPAARSPQAVDSGTSHIGFRCVVRA is encoded by the coding sequence ATGAGCATCGACGTCGTCGACGAAGCCGCGACCCGGGACGGGCGCACCCTCGACAGCGGCGTGGAGCAGGAGGCCCGCTCGCTGCCGGGCATGGTCTTCATCCCGGGAGGCACGTCCTGGATGGGCTCGGACCACCACTATCCGGAGGAGCGGCCCTCGCACCAGGTGACGGTGACGGACTTCTGGATGGACAGCCAGCCGGTGACGAACGCGGACTTCCAGCGCTTCGTGGAGGCCACCGGCTACGTCACCGTGGCCGAGCGGCCCCTGAACCCCGACGACTTCCCCGGCGCGAACCCGGCGCTGCTCGTCCCCGGCTCGCTCGTCTTCAAGAAGACGCTCGGCCGCGTGGACCTGCGGGACTTGACGCAGTGGTGGTTCTACACGGCGGGCGCCTGCTGGAAGCACCCGGAGGGGCCGGACAGCACGCTGGAGGGACGCGAACAGCACCCGGTGGTCCACGTCTGCTACGAGGACGCGCTCGCGTATGCCCGCTGGGCGGACAAGGCCCTGCCCACCGAGGCGGAATGGGAGTACGCCGCGCGAGGCGGCATGGAACGCAAGGTCTACGTCTGGGGTGACGAGTTCGCGCCGGGTGGCAAGCTGATGGCCAACACCTGGCAGGGCGAGTTCCCCTGGCAGAACCTGAACACGGATGGCTTCGAGGGGACCTCTCCGGTGGGCAGCTTCCCGCCGAACGCCTTCGGCCTCTTCGACATGGCCGGCAACGTGTGGGAGTGGACCTCCGACTGGTATCAGGAGCGGCACGAGCACCACGCCGGCAAGCCGTGCTGCATCCCCGTCAATCCCCGGGGACCGGCCACGTCGGAGCGCAGCCTGGACCCCTGCCTGCCCAAGGTGAAGATTCCCCGCCGCGTGCTCAAGGGCGGCAGCCACCTGTGCGCGCCCAACTACTGCCTGCGCTACCGCCCGGCGGCGCGTTCGCCCCAGGCGGTGGACAGCGGCACCTCACACATCGGGTTCCGCTGCGTCGTCCGGGCTTGA
- a CDS encoding efflux RND transporter permease subunit, producing the protein MFDRLIHFSIKNRLLIFLLTLVLVGFGLSALSKLPIDAVPDVTNVQVQVLTSSPGLGPVEVERFITVPVETAMSGLPDTEELRSVSKFGLSVVTIVFEEHVDIYFARQLIQERLAAAKEDIPEGYGSPEMGPISTGLGEIYQFEVRGEGRSAMELRTLLEWRISPRLRSVPGVVEVNAFGGELKTYEVQVDPARLTSYGLSLSQVFEALEQNNANAGGAYIARGPEQVLIRGEGLVESLDDLRDIVLSTSAQGVPVYVRDVADVAFAPRVRQGAVTRDGRGEVVTGIVMMLVGQNSREVVNAVKAEVERIRPSLPPGVTIDAFYDRTDLVRQTIQTVATNLIEGGVLVIVVLFVMLRNLRAGLLAATAIPLSMLCAFIGMRALGVSGNLMSLGAIDFGLIVDGALIIVENAVRHIAERSHALGRELTPAERDDVVYHSAVEVRQAAAFGEVIIGVVYLPILALSGIEGKMFKPMALTVICALAGAFVLSLTFVPALASVLLPRKTRERESVVVQAARRLYEPALAWCLRKRAIVVSVAAGLLVASLATVPFLGAEFIPRLDEGAIAIQAWRVPSVSLEESVRQTGLIEKVLKRFPEVTTVVSRTGRAEIATDPMGVEISDIFVMLEPHDEWTTAEDREGLIARFNEALAKEVPGSLFSYSQPIELRVSELIAGVRSDVALKLHGEDLDVLKRTGDQLAAALSKVPGATDVKAEQVAGLPVARIRIDRRAIARYGINVRQVLDTVEAIGGKEVGTIVEGPRRFALQVRFAPGARTSVEQLEEIRVASPTGQLIPLSQLARVVVEEGPAQVSRENLQRRLTVEANVRGRDLQRFVSEAQDVIAREVKLPAGYWVDWGGQFENLQSASRRLAFVVPLTLLLIFVLLYVTFHAVRPALLIYLNIPFAITGGLLALLARGMPLSISAAVGFIALFGVAVLNGLVLVASIRKLRQEGRAPMQAAHDAAHLRLRPVLTTALVASLGFLPMAFSTGAGAEVQKPLATVVIGGLISSTLLTLLVLPTVYSWFDDGPGREERAVA; encoded by the coding sequence ATGTTCGACAGGCTCATCCACTTCTCCATCAAGAACCGCCTGCTCATCTTCCTCCTCACCCTGGTGCTCGTCGGCTTCGGCCTGAGCGCCCTGAGCAAACTCCCCATCGACGCCGTCCCCGACGTCACCAACGTGCAGGTGCAGGTCCTCACCTCCTCGCCGGGCCTGGGCCCCGTGGAGGTCGAGCGCTTCATCACCGTGCCCGTCGAGACGGCGATGAGCGGCCTCCCGGACACCGAGGAGCTTCGCTCCGTCTCCAAGTTCGGGCTGTCCGTCGTCACCATCGTCTTCGAGGAGCACGTCGACATCTACTTCGCGCGCCAGCTCATCCAGGAGCGGCTGGCGGCCGCGAAGGAGGACATCCCGGAAGGCTACGGCTCGCCGGAGATGGGGCCCATCTCCACGGGCCTGGGCGAAATCTACCAGTTCGAGGTGCGGGGCGAGGGCAGGAGCGCCATGGAGCTGCGCACCCTCCTGGAGTGGCGAATCTCCCCGCGCCTGCGCTCCGTCCCGGGCGTGGTCGAGGTCAACGCCTTCGGCGGCGAGCTCAAGACCTACGAAGTGCAGGTGGACCCCGCCCGGCTCACGTCCTACGGCCTGTCGCTGTCCCAGGTCTTCGAGGCGCTGGAGCAGAACAACGCCAACGCGGGTGGCGCCTACATCGCGCGGGGCCCGGAGCAGGTGCTCATCCGGGGAGAGGGCCTGGTGGAGTCGCTGGACGACCTGCGCGACATCGTCCTGTCCACCTCCGCCCAGGGCGTGCCCGTCTACGTCCGGGACGTCGCGGACGTGGCGTTCGCCCCCAGGGTCCGCCAGGGCGCCGTCACCCGCGACGGCCGGGGCGAGGTCGTCACCGGCATCGTCATGATGCTCGTCGGCCAGAACTCGCGCGAGGTGGTCAACGCCGTGAAGGCGGAGGTGGAGCGGATCCGCCCCTCGCTGCCCCCGGGCGTCACCATCGACGCGTTCTATGACCGCACCGACCTGGTCCGGCAGACGATCCAGACGGTGGCGACGAACCTCATCGAAGGCGGCGTGCTCGTCATCGTCGTGCTCTTCGTGATGCTCCGGAACCTGCGCGCGGGCCTGCTCGCCGCCACGGCCATTCCGCTGTCCATGCTCTGCGCCTTCATCGGCATGCGCGCGCTGGGCGTCTCCGGGAACCTGATGTCGCTGGGGGCCATCGACTTCGGGCTCATCGTCGACGGCGCGCTCATCATCGTGGAGAACGCCGTGCGCCACATCGCCGAGCGCAGCCACGCGCTGGGCCGCGAACTCACCCCCGCCGAGCGGGATGACGTCGTCTACCACAGCGCCGTGGAGGTCCGGCAGGCCGCCGCGTTCGGCGAGGTCATCATCGGCGTCGTGTACCTGCCCATCCTCGCCCTCAGCGGCATCGAGGGGAAGATGTTCAAGCCCATGGCCCTCACCGTCATCTGCGCGCTGGCCGGAGCCTTCGTCCTCTCCCTCACCTTCGTCCCCGCGCTGGCGTCCGTCCTGCTGCCCCGGAAGACGCGGGAGCGGGAGAGCGTGGTCGTCCAAGCGGCGCGCCGGCTCTACGAACCCGCGTTGGCCTGGTGCCTCCGGAAGCGGGCCATCGTGGTCAGCGTCGCCGCGGGCCTGCTCGTGGCCAGCCTGGCCACCGTGCCGTTCCTGGGCGCGGAGTTCATCCCCCGGCTGGACGAAGGCGCCATCGCCATCCAGGCCTGGCGCGTGCCCTCCGTCTCACTGGAGGAGTCCGTCCGCCAGACGGGCCTCATCGAGAAGGTGCTCAAGCGCTTCCCGGAGGTCACCACCGTGGTGTCCCGCACGGGGCGGGCGGAGATCGCCACCGACCCCATGGGCGTGGAAATCAGCGACATCTTCGTGATGCTCGAGCCCCATGATGAATGGACGACAGCGGAGGACCGCGAGGGCCTCATCGCCCGCTTCAACGAGGCCCTGGCGAAGGAGGTCCCCGGCAGCCTGTTCAGCTACTCGCAGCCCATCGAGCTGCGGGTGAGCGAGCTCATCGCGGGCGTGCGCTCGGACGTCGCGCTCAAGCTGCATGGCGAGGACCTGGACGTCCTGAAGCGGACGGGCGACCAACTCGCGGCGGCGCTCTCCAAGGTCCCCGGCGCCACGGACGTCAAGGCGGAGCAGGTGGCGGGGCTCCCCGTGGCGCGCATCCGAATCGACCGGCGGGCCATTGCCCGCTACGGCATCAACGTCCGCCAGGTGCTCGACACCGTCGAGGCCATTGGCGGCAAGGAGGTGGGCACCATCGTGGAGGGCCCGCGCCGCTTCGCGCTCCAGGTCCGCTTCGCGCCCGGGGCGCGGACCAGCGTGGAGCAGCTCGAGGAGATCCGCGTCGCCAGCCCCACCGGGCAGCTCATCCCCCTCTCCCAGCTCGCGCGCGTCGTCGTGGAGGAGGGGCCGGCGCAGGTGAGCCGGGAGAACCTCCAGCGGCGCCTCACCGTCGAAGCCAACGTGCGTGGCAGGGACCTCCAGCGCTTCGTGTCGGAGGCCCAGGACGTCATCGCGCGCGAGGTGAAGCTGCCCGCGGGGTACTGGGTGGACTGGGGCGGCCAGTTCGAGAACCTCCAGTCCGCCTCGCGCCGGCTGGCCTTCGTGGTGCCGCTCACCCTGCTGCTCATCTTCGTGCTGCTCTACGTCACCTTCCACGCGGTGCGGCCCGCCCTGCTCATCTACCTCAACATCCCCTTCGCCATCACCGGCGGGCTCCTGGCCCTGCTGGCGCGGGGCATGCCCCTGTCCATCTCCGCCGCGGTGGGCTTCATCGCGCTGTTCGGCGTGGCGGTGCTCAACGGGCTGGTCCTGGTCGCCTCCATCCGCAAGCTGCGGCAGGAAGGGCGCGCGCCCATGCAGGCGGCCCATGACGCCGCGCACCTGCGCCTGAGGCCCGTGCTGACGACCGCCCTGGTGGCCTCGCTGGGGTTCCTCCCCATGGCCTTCTCCACGGGCGCGGGGGCGGAGGTGCAGAAGCCGCTGGCCACGGTCGTCATCGGTGGGCTCATCAGCTCCACCCTGCTCACCCTGCTGGTGTTGCCGACCGTGTACTCCTGGTTCGATGACGGCCCGGGGCGCGAGGAGCGGGCCGTGGCCTGA
- a CDS encoding cysteine hydrolase family protein — protein sequence MTTRKARTQKPRRRPSSGRRSDTALLIIDVINDLDFPGGEKVLPWALRMVERLGPFAERMRRTGVPVIYVNDNFGYWRSNFGDIYAHCTRPKSRGRNVARALKPQPDDYFILKPKHSAFFATSLVPLLEHLGTKKLILAGLATNLCIFFSAHDAHMHEYKLTVLSDCCAAESDHDHDLALSQLQRFLHVRVCRSDEVHLSARRRRAAAKRPRSTRHGARRKNARSAS from the coding sequence GTGACGACGCGGAAGGCGAGGACCCAGAAGCCACGGCGGCGTCCGTCCAGTGGACGACGCTCCGACACGGCGCTGCTCATCATCGACGTCATCAACGACCTGGACTTCCCCGGCGGGGAGAAGGTCCTCCCGTGGGCGCTGCGGATGGTGGAGCGCCTGGGCCCCTTCGCGGAGCGGATGCGGCGGACCGGCGTCCCGGTCATCTACGTCAACGACAACTTCGGGTACTGGCGCAGCAACTTCGGCGACATCTACGCCCACTGCACCCGGCCGAAGAGCCGGGGCCGGAACGTCGCCCGCGCGCTCAAGCCCCAGCCGGACGACTACTTCATCCTCAAGCCCAAGCACTCGGCCTTCTTCGCCACGTCGCTGGTCCCGCTGCTGGAGCACCTGGGCACGAAGAAGCTCATCCTGGCCGGGCTGGCCACCAACCTGTGCATCTTCTTCAGCGCCCATGACGCGCACATGCACGAATACAAGCTCACCGTGCTGAGCGACTGCTGCGCGGCGGAGAGCGACCATGACCATGACCTGGCCCTCTCCCAGCTCCAGCGCTTCCTCCATGTGCGCGTCTGCCGGAGCGATGAGGTCCACCTGAGCGCCAGGCGGCGCCGCGCCGCGGCGAAGCGCCCCCGGTCCACCCGGCACGGCGCGCGCAGGAAGAATGCCCGGTCCGCGTCGTAG
- a CDS encoding MaoC/PaaZ C-terminal domain-containing protein, with translation MKKMVTAHKKVGKQRYRETHGLYFEDFEVGDVFEHRPGRTLTDVDNMWQSLLCLNTHPLHIDAVYASKTEWKKPLMSSLVTLAIVGGMSLNSTSAKGVANLGWDKVRLTAPVFVGDTIYAESRVLDKRMSRSRRTQGIVSVETKGVKADGTVFMTFERSFLVPLKKHSVDVDANY, from the coding sequence ATGAAGAAGATGGTCACCGCCCACAAGAAGGTGGGCAAGCAGCGCTACCGCGAGACACACGGCCTCTACTTCGAGGACTTCGAGGTGGGCGACGTCTTCGAGCACCGGCCCGGCCGCACGCTCACCGACGTGGACAACATGTGGCAGTCCCTGCTGTGCCTCAACACGCACCCGCTCCACATCGACGCGGTGTACGCCAGCAAGACGGAGTGGAAGAAGCCGCTGATGTCCAGCCTGGTGACGCTGGCCATCGTCGGCGGCATGAGCCTCAACAGCACCAGCGCCAAGGGCGTGGCCAACCTCGGTTGGGACAAGGTCCGGCTCACGGCGCCCGTCTTCGTGGGGGACACCATCTACGCGGAGAGCCGCGTGCTGGACAAGCGCATGTCACGCTCGCGCCGCACCCAGGGCATCGTCTCCGTGGAGACGAAGGGCGTGAAGGCGGACGGCACGGTGTTCATGACCTTCGAGCGCTCGTTCCTGGTGCCGCTCAAGAAGCACAGCGTGGACGTGGATGCGAATTATTGA
- a CDS encoding DUF2277 domain-containing protein: protein MCRNIKPLFNFAPPATDADIRAAALQFVRKIAGTRAPSKQNTDAFERAVEEIYQSSKRMLDGLVATTPPRDRARFEELKRLRFKKAAAR, encoded by the coding sequence ATGTGCCGGAACATCAAGCCCCTGTTCAACTTCGCGCCCCCCGCCACCGACGCCGACATCCGCGCCGCGGCGCTTCAGTTCGTCCGGAAGATCGCCGGGACGCGGGCGCCCTCGAAGCAGAACACCGACGCCTTCGAGCGCGCCGTCGAGGAGATCTACCAGAGCTCGAAGCGCATGCTCGACGGGCTGGTGGCCACCACCCCGCCCCGGGACAGGGCCCGCTTCGAGGAGCTGAAGCGCCTGCGCTTCAAGAAGGCCGCGGCCCGCTGA
- a CDS encoding methyl-accepting chemotaxis protein — translation MRLSLTHKITLAPVVVALLFVLLSQGYTVPRLQEAFEAQGRELGGALPTVLASALAEAMKRGAHAEVQQTLEAVARHGGVAYVAAFDASGALVGVAGEKAQVLRDAREQLLSAREGLVLKDGDTELQDLAAAVPGGVGQVHVGFDRTQARGRVEGALANVGLTVLVALVLFSVAAFVVSRAIVSPLVQLASAVRRIAEHGDLRQSIRIDSEDEVGQLARAVGMLVGKLKELLHQLQSSTELLSDSVTGLTESADQQTEMVTRHAAALQETQVTAQEIRQTAMLASGSAESVIQVAERAEQLSRTGEEAVAASIDGMEDVRNQVAEIAARITALGERTKQISGITETVKDLADQSHLLAVNAAIEAARSGEHGKGFVVVAKEIRALADQSIRATNQVRKILHDINQAIIGTVEITVEGTERMEAGLTQVRTSGETLKQLTTIVEDSTAAARQIARTVSQQATGIEQIFTAVNELNTLMTDTMSRISTTSDSAMSLKLLSERVSQVVRAYDV, via the coding sequence ATGCGACTCTCACTCACCCATAAAATCACCCTGGCGCCTGTCGTCGTGGCGCTCCTGTTCGTCCTTCTCTCCCAGGGCTACACCGTCCCGAGGCTCCAGGAGGCCTTCGAAGCGCAGGGCCGGGAGCTGGGCGGCGCGCTGCCCACGGTGCTCGCGTCCGCGCTGGCGGAGGCCATGAAGCGCGGCGCGCACGCGGAGGTGCAGCAGACGCTGGAGGCCGTGGCGCGCCATGGCGGGGTGGCCTACGTGGCCGCCTTCGACGCGAGCGGCGCGCTGGTGGGCGTGGCGGGTGAGAAGGCCCAGGTGCTGCGGGACGCGCGTGAGCAGTTGCTGTCGGCGCGAGAGGGGCTCGTCCTGAAGGACGGTGACACGGAGCTGCAAGACCTGGCCGCCGCGGTGCCAGGCGGCGTCGGCCAGGTCCACGTGGGCTTCGACCGGACGCAGGCGCGGGGCCGCGTGGAGGGCGCCCTGGCGAACGTGGGCCTCACCGTGCTGGTGGCGCTGGTCCTCTTCTCCGTGGCGGCCTTCGTGGTCAGCCGCGCCATCGTGTCGCCGCTGGTGCAGCTCGCCTCCGCGGTGCGGCGCATCGCCGAGCACGGCGACTTGCGACAGAGCATTCGCATCGACTCGGAGGACGAGGTGGGGCAGCTCGCGCGGGCCGTGGGCATGCTGGTGGGGAAGCTGAAGGAGCTGCTGCACCAGCTCCAGTCCTCCACGGAGCTGCTGAGTGACTCGGTGACGGGGCTGACGGAGTCCGCGGACCAGCAGACGGAGATGGTGACGCGGCACGCGGCGGCGCTCCAGGAGACGCAGGTGACGGCGCAGGAGATCCGCCAGACGGCGATGCTGGCGTCGGGCTCCGCGGAGTCCGTCATCCAGGTGGCCGAGCGCGCCGAGCAACTGAGCCGCACCGGCGAGGAGGCCGTGGCGGCGAGCATCGACGGCATGGAGGACGTGCGAAACCAGGTGGCGGAGATCGCCGCGCGCATCACCGCCCTGGGCGAGCGGACCAAGCAGATCAGCGGCATCACCGAGACGGTGAAGGACCTGGCGGACCAGTCCCACCTGCTGGCCGTCAACGCCGCCATCGAAGCGGCGCGCTCCGGGGAGCACGGCAAGGGCTTCGTCGTGGTGGCGAAGGAGATTCGCGCGCTGGCGGACCAGTCCATCCGCGCCACCAACCAGGTCCGCAAGATCCTCCACGACATCAATCAGGCCATCATCGGCACGGTGGAGATCACGGTGGAGGGCACCGAGCGCATGGAGGCGGGCCTGACGCAGGTCCGCACCTCCGGAGAGACGCTGAAGCAGCTCACCACCATCGTCGAGGACAGCACCGCGGCGGCCCGGCAGATCGCCCGGACCGTCAGCCAGCAGGCCACGGGCATCGAGCAGATCTTCACCGCCGTCAACGAGCTCAACACGCTGATGACGGACACGATGTCCCGCATCTCCACGACGAGTGACTCCGCCATGTCCCTGAAGCTGCTCTCCGAGCGCGTCTCCCAGGTCGTCCGCGCCTACGACGTCTGA
- a CDS encoding NAD(P)H-quinone oxidoreductase, with protein MRAITQDGPGGPEVLRLCELPRPVPGPRQLRVRVRASALNRGDLLQRSGRYPLPPDVASPLIGVEVAGEVEAIGAEVRGFQPGQRVFGLVDGGGYAEACLMEEGMAIPMPPGWSFVNAAAVPEAFFTAHEALVELGGLRAGQSILIHAGGSGVGTACIQVARAVGARVFFTVSTEEKLRRCLALGAEAGVLRTGQDFAQEVPRLTQGAGVDVVADFVGGAALARNLSVLKFGGSLLLLGVLDGMEGALDVRQVILRRLQLRGMSLRPLPLEEKVAVTRRFRERWLPELAVGRVRPVIDSTFPLERVADAHRRMESNASFGKLVLEL; from the coding sequence ATGCGGGCAATCACACAGGACGGGCCGGGTGGGCCGGAGGTGCTGCGCCTGTGCGAGCTGCCTCGGCCGGTGCCGGGTCCGCGCCAGCTCCGCGTCCGGGTGCGCGCCTCCGCGCTCAACCGGGGAGACCTCCTCCAGCGCAGCGGGCGCTACCCGCTGCCCCCCGATGTGGCCAGCCCGCTGATTGGCGTGGAGGTGGCGGGAGAGGTGGAGGCTATCGGCGCGGAGGTGCGCGGCTTCCAGCCAGGACAGCGCGTCTTCGGGCTGGTGGACGGCGGGGGCTACGCGGAGGCGTGCCTGATGGAGGAGGGGATGGCCATTCCGATGCCGCCGGGCTGGAGCTTCGTGAACGCCGCGGCGGTTCCAGAGGCCTTCTTCACCGCGCACGAGGCGTTGGTGGAGCTGGGCGGCCTGCGCGCGGGCCAGTCCATCCTCATCCACGCCGGGGGCAGCGGCGTGGGCACCGCGTGCATCCAGGTGGCGCGCGCGGTGGGCGCGCGGGTGTTCTTCACCGTGAGCACCGAGGAGAAGCTGCGCCGCTGCCTGGCGCTGGGCGCCGAGGCGGGCGTGCTGCGGACCGGGCAGGACTTCGCGCAAGAGGTCCCCCGCCTCACCCAGGGCGCGGGCGTGGACGTGGTGGCGGACTTCGTGGGCGGCGCCGCCCTGGCCCGCAACCTGTCCGTGTTGAAGTTCGGCGGCAGCCTGTTGCTGCTGGGCGTGCTGGACGGCATGGAGGGCGCGCTGGACGTGCGCCAGGTCATCCTGCGCCGGCTCCAGCTTCGCGGCATGTCGCTGCGTCCGCTGCCCCTGGAGGAGAAGGTGGCCGTCACCCGCCGCTTCCGCGAGCGGTGGTTGCCGGAGCTGGCGGTGGGGCGGGTGCGGCCCGTCATCGACTCCACCTTCCCGCTGGAGCGCGTGGCGGACGCGCACCGGCGCATGGAGTCCAACGCCAGCTTCGGGAAGCTCGTCCTGGAGCTGTAG
- a CDS encoding MBL fold metallo-hydrolase yields the protein MSNGLLGQGRPKRRRAWRYALGAVGLGVGVGAALTYATTDGLQAFGARAEGARLERMQASSRYQDGSFINTAGARLPQNGPGWDTFKELLFGTQQRTPPSPLPMEQNVAAALAKPPETGLRVTWLGHSTLLVELDGFRILTDPIWGERASPSTIAGPKRFHPPPLPLDALPDVDAVLLSHDHYDHLDMPTIRALVPRPVKFYAPLGVGAHLEKWGVPAERVVELDWWQEVSLGEGRLRVVATPAQHFSGRGLTDRNSTSWTSWTLLGPQHRVFFSGDTGLTEEFAEVGRRFGPFDVTLFEVGAFHPSWGSIHLGPHQALKAHELVRGRTLLPIHWGTFNLALHAWDAPANELAAAARERGVSLLTPVLGRPVEPTRERVDTAWWRTLQGAAVADDAP from the coding sequence ATGAGCAACGGGTTGCTGGGCCAGGGTCGTCCGAAGCGGCGGCGTGCGTGGCGGTATGCGTTGGGCGCGGTGGGGCTGGGCGTGGGTGTGGGCGCCGCCCTCACGTATGCGACGACGGACGGCCTCCAGGCCTTCGGGGCCCGGGCCGAGGGCGCCCGGCTGGAGCGGATGCAGGCGTCGTCGCGCTACCAGGACGGCAGCTTCATCAACACCGCCGGGGCCCGGCTTCCGCAGAACGGGCCCGGTTGGGACACATTCAAGGAGCTGCTCTTCGGCACGCAGCAGCGCACGCCGCCGTCTCCCTTGCCCATGGAGCAGAACGTCGCGGCGGCGCTGGCGAAGCCACCGGAGACGGGGCTGCGGGTGACGTGGCTGGGGCACTCCACGCTGCTGGTGGAGCTTGACGGCTTCCGCATCCTCACCGACCCCATCTGGGGCGAGCGCGCGTCGCCGTCCACCATCGCGGGGCCCAAGCGCTTCCATCCGCCTCCGCTGCCGCTGGACGCGCTGCCGGACGTGGACGCGGTGCTGCTGTCGCATGACCACTATGACCACCTGGACATGCCCACCATCCGCGCGCTGGTGCCGCGCCCGGTGAAGTTCTACGCGCCGCTGGGCGTGGGGGCGCACCTGGAGAAGTGGGGCGTGCCCGCCGAGCGCGTGGTGGAGCTGGACTGGTGGCAGGAGGTGTCGCTGGGGGAGGGCCGGCTGCGCGTGGTGGCCACGCCCGCGCAGCACTTCTCCGGCCGGGGGCTGACGGACCGCAACAGCACGTCCTGGACGTCGTGGACCTTGCTGGGGCCCCAGCACCGCGTCTTCTTCAGCGGAGACACGGGGCTGACGGAGGAGTTCGCGGAGGTGGGGCGCCGCTTCGGGCCCTTTGACGTCACCCTGTTCGAGGTGGGCGCCTTCCATCCGTCCTGGGGGAGCATCCACCTGGGGCCGCACCAGGCGTTGAAGGCGCATGAGCTGGTGCGGGGGCGCACCTTGCTGCCCATCCACTGGGGCACGTTCAACCTGGCGCTGCACGCATGGGACGCGCCCGCGAACGAGCTGGCCGCGGCGGCGCGTGAGCGCGGTGTGAGCCTGCTCACGCCGGTGCTGGGCCGTCCCGTGGAGCCCACGCGGGAGCGCGTGGACACGGCGTGGTGGCGCACGCTCCAGGGGGCCGCGGTGGCTGACGACGCCCCTTGA
- the sugE gene encoding quaternary ammonium compound efflux SMR transporter SugE — protein sequence MSWILLVIAGLLEVCWAIGLKYTEGFTRLVPSVLTGGAIVASMVLLGLATKQLPIGTAYGVWVGIGAVGAGIMGMVLFQEPATPARLFFMSLLIIAIVGLKVTSGR from the coding sequence ATGTCCTGGATCCTCCTCGTCATCGCGGGGCTGCTCGAGGTCTGCTGGGCCATTGGCCTCAAGTACACGGAGGGCTTCACCCGGCTGGTACCGAGCGTCCTCACGGGCGGTGCCATCGTCGCCAGCATGGTGCTGCTGGGGCTCGCCACGAAGCAGCTTCCCATCGGCACCGCCTACGGCGTCTGGGTGGGCATCGGGGCCGTGGGCGCGGGCATCATGGGGATGGTGCTCTTCCAGGAGCCCGCCACGCCCGCGCGCCTCTTCTTCATGTCGCTGCTGATCATCGCCATCGTGGGATTGAAGGTCACCAGCGGTCGGTAG